Proteins co-encoded in one Pseudorhizobium banfieldiae genomic window:
- a CDS encoding sugar phosphate isomerase/epimerase family protein yields the protein MEKCLATSRPPTVNTYGFLWSHRADEAIGLLLEKGYREFELMMQPPHLSLDPKSPEAMAIRSLVSAGTLELHSLNMPSLDLNLASAMEEMRAYSVNMFCRQIRLAGALGARRLVVAPGRVSPLFPAPAELLRQWLRDALEALLPLARREGVTLALENLPIASLPRASDLLDFITLLDTPSNLGICYDVANAHYSAEDPLEGIMLLRDHLQLLHFSDTRRDRWRHDIIGEGEIGFQRICDLLDEIGWMGPLVIEIISSSSEPVDAITRSHHALASARHSFGLEF from the coding sequence GTGGAGAAATGCTTAGCGACCTCCCGTCCGCCGACGGTCAACACCTATGGCTTTCTCTGGAGCCATAGGGCCGATGAAGCCATTGGGCTCCTGCTCGAGAAAGGCTACCGGGAATTCGAACTGATGATGCAGCCGCCGCATCTTTCGCTTGACCCGAAGAGCCCGGAAGCGATGGCGATCAGGTCCCTCGTGTCGGCGGGAACCCTCGAGTTGCACTCCCTCAACATGCCGAGCCTCGATCTTAACCTGGCGTCCGCCATGGAAGAGATGCGGGCATACTCTGTGAACATGTTCTGCCGTCAGATCCGACTGGCCGGTGCTTTGGGTGCGCGGAGACTGGTAGTGGCGCCGGGACGGGTCAGCCCTCTCTTTCCCGCCCCCGCCGAGCTCCTTCGGCAATGGCTTCGGGATGCGCTTGAAGCCCTCCTTCCGCTCGCTCGCCGGGAGGGCGTCACCCTCGCGCTTGAGAACCTCCCAATCGCTTCGCTGCCAAGGGCATCAGACCTGTTGGACTTCATCACCCTCCTCGATACGCCGTCGAATCTCGGCATCTGTTACGATGTGGCCAATGCGCACTATAGCGCCGAGGATCCCCTCGAAGGCATCATGCTCCTGAGAGACCATCTCCAACTCCTCCATTTCTCCGATACGAGGCGGGACAGGTGGCGGCACGACATCATTGGCGAGGGCGAGATCGGCTTCCAGCGCATCTGTGATCTCCTCGACGAGATCGGCTGGATGGGACCTCTGGTCATCGAGATCATATCGAGCAGCAGCGAGCCAGTAGACGCCATCACCCGCAGCCATCATGCGCTGGCAAGCGCGCGGCACAGCTTCGGACTGGAGTTCTGA
- a CDS encoding LysR substrate-binding domain-containing protein yields MDVKQLRYFVAIVDCGGFSQASRELNIAQPALSQQIARLEYEVGAPLFLRSSRGVTPTAKGITLHRQAKFILRQIEQAITMTREAETQISGRVTLGLPPTTSAQIGVDLVVRLNRRFPGIIVNLIEGLSGNLRNLAVAGDLDLAVLFTPSAVPNWEETEFLREELFLVYPRDRKLLPDDMTSVTVRDLLEVPLILPSPQHGLRRRVDLEFERLNLTCNPVAEIDSLSILMQCLQRGMGATVKPMAAVNVHGPAQASQWRCLPFRGMSMTRLNYLYAPPRETAAPAVSVVHEELLNIACEEVLSRRWRGVTWTGPDRAA; encoded by the coding sequence GCGTCTCGCGAACTGAATATCGCCCAGCCCGCGTTGAGCCAGCAGATCGCTCGCCTGGAATACGAGGTGGGCGCCCCGCTCTTTCTTCGCTCGAGCCGCGGGGTGACGCCCACCGCCAAGGGCATTACACTGCATCGGCAGGCGAAGTTCATTCTGCGCCAGATCGAGCAGGCTATCACCATGACACGGGAGGCGGAAACCCAGATTTCCGGCCGTGTCACTCTTGGTCTTCCGCCGACCACCTCAGCCCAGATCGGCGTGGATCTCGTCGTGCGACTCAACCGGCGCTTCCCGGGCATCATCGTCAACCTGATCGAAGGATTGAGTGGCAACCTCCGAAACCTCGCCGTTGCCGGTGATCTCGATCTCGCCGTGCTGTTTACGCCATCGGCTGTGCCCAACTGGGAGGAGACCGAGTTTCTGCGCGAGGAACTCTTCCTCGTCTATCCTCGCGACCGCAAGCTCCTGCCGGATGACATGACATCCGTCACGGTGCGGGACCTGCTCGAGGTTCCGCTGATCCTTCCCAGCCCGCAGCATGGGCTGCGCCGTCGCGTCGACCTGGAGTTCGAGCGGCTTAACCTGACTTGTAATCCGGTAGCGGAAATCGACAGCCTGTCGATCCTGATGCAATGTCTCCAGCGCGGCATGGGGGCGACCGTGAAGCCGATGGCCGCAGTCAATGTGCATGGCCCGGCGCAAGCCTCGCAGTGGCGCTGCCTGCCCTTCCGCGGCATGTCGATGACCCGGCTCAACTATCTTTATGCGCCGCCTCGCGAGACGGCGGCACCGGCAGTCAGCGTCGTGCACGAGGAACTGCTCAACATCGCCTGCGAGGAAGTGCTGTCACGGCGGTGGCGGGGTGTAACCTGGACGGGACCTGATCGAGCAGCCTGA